From Thermodesulfobacteriota bacterium, one genomic window encodes:
- a CDS encoding SWIM zinc finger family protein encodes MSSFQWRPYVPVAKRRAAAARHLEKMRKKGFVAQPVAINGRTIAHTFWGRGWCDHMESFHDFANRLPRGRTYVRNGSVCHLAIEPGRIEAMVIGSELYEVAIAVKPLAAKRWGAIRAACAGKIASLVDLLRGKLADGVMEVVCHRQTGLFPLPGEISLSCSCPDWASMCKHVAAVLYGVGARLDETPEELFRLRGVDHLELVDVSAAVQEATRRGSSRRRLAADSLGDVFGIELAPEPEREAAAKAPARGRGRKRDDPPAPPGPAAGTTGPPASPAPPPVMAGGRGAATRQRKAAATAVSAPPAPRPVSPAGDDNRVGEAKPASTMPKTLTGYAIRKWRHRRGWTQAALGRAIGVSAACICQWEGKERRAVRPQPPVRAAWEAIWDQEDD; translated from the coding sequence ATGAGCTCATTCCAATGGCGGCCCTATGTGCCGGTGGCCAAACGGCGGGCGGCGGCGGCCCGGCATCTGGAGAAGATGCGCAAGAAGGGCTTCGTGGCGCAACCGGTGGCGATCAATGGCCGCACCATCGCCCACACCTTCTGGGGCCGCGGCTGGTGCGACCACATGGAGTCGTTCCACGACTTCGCCAACCGGCTGCCCCGGGGCCGCACCTATGTGCGGAACGGCTCGGTGTGCCATCTGGCCATCGAGCCGGGCCGTATTGAGGCCATGGTCATCGGCAGTGAGCTTTACGAGGTGGCGATCGCCGTCAAGCCCCTGGCGGCCAAGCGCTGGGGCGCCATCCGGGCGGCCTGTGCCGGCAAGATTGCCTCCCTGGTGGATCTTTTACGGGGCAAGCTGGCGGACGGCGTCATGGAGGTGGTCTGTCATCGCCAGACCGGCCTGTTCCCCTTGCCAGGGGAGATCAGCCTGTCCTGCAGCTGCCCGGACTGGGCCAGCATGTGCAAGCACGTGGCCGCGGTGCTCTACGGCGTCGGCGCCCGGCTGGACGAGACGCCGGAGGAGCTGTTCCGCTTGCGGGGCGTTGATCACCTGGAGCTGGTGGATGTGTCGGCAGCAGTCCAGGAGGCGACCCGCCGGGGCTCCTCCCGCCGCCGCCTGGCTGCGGACAGCCTGGGCGATGTCTTCGGCATCGAGCTGGCGCCGGAGCCGGAGAGGGAAGCAGCCGCCAAGGCACCGGCCCGGGGCCGTGGCAGGAAGAGGGACGACCCACCGGCTCCCCCGGGGCCTGCAGCCGGCACCACTGGCCCCCCGGCCAGCCCCGCGCCACCGCCGGTCATGGCCGGCGGCCGGGGCGCCGCCACCCGCCAGCGGAAGGCCGCCGCCACCGCGGTGTCCGCACCGCCGGCCCCCCGACCCGTCTCTCCGGCCGGGGACGACAACCGGGTTGGCGAAGCGAAGCCGGCCAGCACCATGCCCAAGACCCTCACCGGCTACGCCATCCGCAAATGGCGCCACCGGCGGGGCTGGACCCAGGCGGCCCTGGGCCGGGCCATCGGCGTGTCCGCGGCCTGCATCTGCCAGTGGGAGGGCAAGGAGCGCCGGGCGGTGCGGCCGCAGCCGCCCGTTCGGGCTGCCTGGGAGGCGATCTGGGATCAGGAAGACGATTGA
- a CDS encoding Uma2 family endonuclease: MSLAHRHLPSYTVDDYQQWEGRWELVGGIPYAMSPSPDYTHQRVGVRISWQLEERLKDCPPCVALHETDWHVARDTIVRPDNMVVCQPPTDERVERTPAVIFEIVSKGSADKDESLKYELYEQEGVPYYVLLYPDRRLAKIYRLTQGRFGRMADASEETVDFALPSCTLAFDFSLVWP; this comes from the coding sequence ATGTCCCTGGCACACCGGCATCTGCCCAGCTACACCGTGGACGACTACCAGCAGTGGGAAGGCCGCTGGGAGCTGGTCGGCGGCATTCCGTATGCCATGAGTCCGTCGCCGGACTATACCCATCAACGGGTGGGGGTGCGGATCAGCTGGCAGCTGGAAGAGCGGCTCAAGGATTGCCCGCCCTGCGTGGCCCTGCACGAGACCGACTGGCATGTGGCCAGGGACACGATCGTCCGGCCGGACAACATGGTCGTCTGCCAGCCGCCAACCGACGAGCGGGTCGAACGGACGCCGGCGGTCATCTTCGAGATCGTCTCCAAGGGCTCGGCGGACAAGGATGAAAGCTTGAAGTACGAGCTCTACGAGCAGGAAGGCGTGCCGTACTACGTGCTCCTCTACCCGGACAGAAGGCTCGCCAAGATCTACCGGCTGACCCAGGGCCGCTTCGGCAGGATGGCCGACGCCAGCGAGGAGACCGTGGATTTCGCCCTGCCCTCCTGCACCCTGGCCTTCGATTTCTCCCTGGTTTGGCCGTAG
- a CDS encoding ATP-binding protein has protein sequence MYIRRQLEPILVALAGTPLGRCLIVTGARQTGKTTLIRHLFGQGATYVSFDEALTRTDLASRSAAEWLNRGSSFLFDEVQKVPDFLGTIKTMLDQGPPNLRVVLTGSAQIQLLGRVRESLAGRSVTRELFPLSVAELAGCARPMLMRLLASTTAEEVRQVLAGLAFAALRPERLAAAREQLGHLLSWGGMPALAQLDDPGHRWIWLEEYCSTYLQRDVADLGRVADLDLFLRFEKLAAMRTAGLLNYADLARDADVSSITGKKYVQYLTLSYQAFLLPPFRSRMKERLIKAPRLHWLDPGVQRVLSGLRQGLTGPQLESAVVGEVYKTCRTSAREVGLFYLRTKDGREVDLLLRLPGGGYLAWEIKAGERATPVDARHLRDLDTLLDGPILGRFVIYLGKEYQAWDNDTHAVPAHFLFLEDSDKEDDNDGATIPGGPGADLDDPGGMGGGHCPG, from the coding sequence ATGTATATTCGTCGCCAGCTTGAGCCGATCCTCGTGGCACTGGCCGGCACCCCGCTGGGACGCTGTCTCATCGTTACCGGTGCCAGGCAGACGGGGAAGACAACCCTCATCCGGCACCTGTTCGGTCAGGGCGCCACCTATGTCAGCTTCGACGAGGCACTCACCCGCACCGACCTGGCATCCCGTTCCGCCGCCGAGTGGCTCAACAGGGGAAGCTCCTTCCTTTTTGACGAGGTCCAGAAAGTTCCGGACTTTTTGGGCACCATCAAGACCATGCTGGACCAGGGGCCACCGAATCTGCGGGTGGTGCTCACGGGCAGCGCCCAAATCCAGCTGTTGGGCAGGGTGCGGGAATCCCTGGCCGGAAGGTCTGTCACCAGAGAGCTCTTTCCTCTGTCCGTGGCGGAACTGGCCGGCTGCGCCCGCCCGATGCTCATGCGCCTTCTCGCCAGCACCACTGCGGAAGAGGTGCGGCAGGTCCTCGCCGGCTTGGCCTTTGCCGCGTTACGGCCGGAACGGCTCGCTGCGGCAAGGGAACAGCTCGGGCACCTGCTTTCCTGGGGCGGGATGCCGGCGCTGGCGCAGCTGGACGATCCGGGACACCGGTGGATCTGGCTCGAGGAGTATTGCAGCACCTACCTGCAACGGGATGTCGCGGATCTCGGGCGCGTGGCGGATCTCGACCTCTTTCTGCGATTCGAGAAGCTCGCCGCCATGCGGACCGCAGGCCTCCTCAACTATGCCGACCTGGCCCGCGACGCGGACGTCTCGTCAATCACCGGCAAGAAATACGTGCAGTATCTCACCCTCAGCTACCAGGCCTTTCTTCTGCCTCCCTTCCGGAGCAGGATGAAGGAGCGGCTCATCAAGGCGCCCCGCCTTCACTGGCTTGACCCCGGCGTCCAGCGCGTGCTGTCCGGCCTGCGTCAGGGGCTGACCGGGCCTCAGCTCGAATCCGCTGTGGTCGGCGAAGTGTACAAGACCTGCCGGACTTCCGCGCGGGAGGTCGGGCTCTTTTACCTGCGCACCAAGGACGGCCGTGAGGTGGACCTTCTGCTCCGTTTGCCTGGCGGCGGCTATCTTGCATGGGAGATCAAGGCTGGAGAGCGTGCCACCCCCGTCGACGCCCGCCATCTCCGCGACCTGGACACCCTCCTTGACGGCCCGATTCTCGGACGTTTCGTCATTTATCTGGGCAAGGAGTACCAGGCCTGGGACAACGACACCCACGCCGTCCCCGCCCATTTTCTGTTTCTGGAGGATTCTGACAAGGAGGACGACAACGATGGGGCGACAATACCTGGCGGTCCTGGTGCTGATCTTGACGATCCTGGCGGGATGGGCGGGGGGCACTGCCCTGGCTGA
- a CDS encoding HDOD domain-containing protein: MSEDCVKGLSDSAVAIDKLPTLPAIAMEAIRLMDGAYTSLDAIGELLRRDQVLASRILHYANAPAVGIRRKTASIAEALSLLGLNAVRSIILSVSIFDCFSGPLASRKAGLVDFWLHAIGVAQTARELAVRLGFPAPEEAYTAGLLHDLGKLVAFLQGPEDFERLCQAVADQGARSQNGPLPLSLEKTILGTDHTEIGRLLAGHWRLPEHLGRVLWLHHQPVFEPIRPKPDELPALVRFADVLCVTHGIGSSYFLAPNGHGHEHFHFALENLLYHHGLDGAQVQELMDGVTEKVGALGQVLGFSSEEIYRKLLADANRSLGSMSLDLDRNNQDLQEANRVLAAVAELNRRLAPELSAEAAAREILSLACDTFRVGRGVCLVRQPAEPAYAGQFHEGEGWQTFTVPAAPEEMDQARSAGPAIQKEAVARLAATASQMAAGGLEASIMAVVTQARFLATFFVAESGRGGELLGELLLDFTEGPGLAASQGRLASHFEAFALAASRGVERLHLTAELARQGQEMAETSRRMEESHRQLFHSHRLATVGRLAAGAAHEINNPLTIISLNIQIMQRLLRGQTGVTAASERLAVVSDQVERIAKIVQDLMSFARPNEPKRLPTLSGAVLGKVLSVLGDRVAMHRITVKNHLPGSLPLVLVDPLQIEQVFMNLLINASQAMPEGGSITITGQERDQFVTIEITDTGVGIPKENLSKIFDPFFTTKREGEGTGLGLAICHTIVEHNGGFLRVQSEVGRGTTFTLGLPLEQGSRLRALPRASEAHPAEPVSAGPPARHRVLVVDDEPVLNQMVREALTVAGYEAEGAHDGLAAIERLREKAYSVVLLDIRMPGKDGLAVLRYIKDEHPKVPAIVISAVASKEEIQETIRMGAFAYLKKPFLLDKVLEVIQRALTGERPEISAKVRTLRSA, encoded by the coding sequence ATGAGCGAGGATTGTGTGAAGGGACTATCAGACTCCGCCGTTGCCATCGACAAGCTTCCCACCCTTCCGGCCATCGCCATGGAGGCTATCCGCCTCATGGACGGGGCCTACACCAGCCTGGACGCCATCGGCGAGCTGTTGCGCCGTGACCAGGTGCTGGCCAGCCGGATTCTTCACTACGCCAACGCCCCTGCCGTGGGCATCCGTCGCAAGACCGCCTCCATTGCCGAGGCCCTGTCTCTGCTGGGGCTGAATGCCGTCCGCAGCATCATCCTGTCGGTCTCCATCTTTGACTGTTTTTCCGGCCCCCTGGCCAGCCGGAAGGCCGGGCTGGTGGATTTCTGGCTGCACGCCATCGGGGTGGCCCAGACCGCCCGGGAGCTGGCGGTGCGCCTGGGCTTCCCGGCCCCGGAGGAGGCCTACACCGCCGGTCTGCTCCACGACCTGGGCAAGCTGGTGGCCTTCCTGCAAGGCCCGGAGGATTTCGAGCGCCTCTGCCAGGCCGTAGCCGACCAGGGCGCCCGCAGCCAGAATGGCCCCCTGCCCCTGAGCCTGGAGAAGACCATCCTGGGCACCGACCACACCGAGATCGGCCGGCTCCTGGCCGGCCACTGGCGTCTGCCGGAGCATCTGGGCCGGGTGCTGTGGCTGCACCACCAGCCGGTTTTCGAGCCGATCCGGCCGAAGCCCGACGAGCTGCCGGCCCTGGTTCGCTTCGCGGACGTCTTGTGCGTGACCCACGGCATCGGCAGCAGCTACTTTCTGGCACCCAATGGCCATGGTCACGAGCATTTCCACTTCGCCCTGGAGAACCTGCTCTACCACCATGGCCTGGACGGTGCCCAGGTGCAGGAGCTCATGGACGGGGTCACCGAGAAGGTCGGCGCCCTGGGGCAGGTGCTGGGCTTCTCCAGCGAGGAGATCTACCGCAAGCTCCTGGCCGATGCCAACCGCAGCCTGGGCAGCATGAGTCTGGACCTGGACCGCAACAACCAGGATCTCCAGGAGGCCAACCGGGTACTGGCGGCAGTGGCCGAGCTCAACCGCCGCCTGGCCCCGGAGCTGTCCGCCGAGGCGGCCGCCCGCGAGATCCTCTCCCTGGCCTGCGACACCTTCCGGGTGGGGCGGGGGGTCTGTCTGGTGCGGCAGCCGGCCGAGCCGGCTTACGCTGGCCAGTTCCATGAGGGCGAGGGCTGGCAGACCTTCACCGTGCCGGCAGCGCCGGAGGAGATGGACCAGGCCCGGTCCGCCGGGCCGGCCATCCAGAAGGAGGCGGTGGCGCGGCTGGCCGCCACCGCCAGCCAGATGGCGGCCGGTGGCCTGGAGGCCAGCATCATGGCGGTGGTCACCCAGGCCCGGTTCCTGGCCACCTTTTTTGTGGCGGAGTCCGGGCGCGGCGGGGAGCTCCTGGGTGAGCTGCTGCTGGATTTCACCGAGGGTCCGGGCCTCGCCGCCAGCCAGGGCCGGCTGGCCAGCCATTTCGAGGCCTTTGCCCTGGCCGCCAGCCGGGGGGTGGAGCGCCTGCACCTCACCGCGGAGCTGGCCCGGCAGGGCCAGGAGATGGCCGAGACCTCCCGGCGCATGGAGGAGAGCCACCGCCAGCTCTTCCATTCCCACCGCCTGGCCACCGTGGGGCGCCTGGCCGCCGGCGCGGCCCACGAGATCAACAACCCGCTCACCATCATCTCCCTCAATATCCAGATCATGCAGCGGCTGCTCCGGGGCCAGACCGGGGTGACTGCGGCCAGCGAGCGGCTGGCCGTGGTCTCGGATCAGGTGGAGCGGATCGCCAAGATCGTCCAGGACCTCATGAGCTTCGCCCGGCCCAACGAGCCGAAGCGGCTGCCCACCCTGAGCGGGGCGGTGCTCGGCAAGGTGCTGTCCGTGCTGGGCGACCGGGTGGCCATGCACCGCATCACGGTCAAGAACCATCTGCCCGGCAGCCTGCCCCTGGTGCTGGTGGATCCGTTGCAGATCGAGCAGGTGTTCATGAATCTGCTCATCAACGCCAGCCAGGCGATGCCGGAGGGCGGCAGCATCACCATCACTGGCCAGGAGCGGGACCAGTTCGTGACCATCGAGATCACCGATACCGGGGTAGGGATCCCCAAGGAGAACCTGAGCAAGATCTTCGATCCCTTCTTCACCACCAAAAGGGAGGGCGAAGGCACCGGCCTGGGGCTGGCGATCTGCCACACCATTGTCGAGCACAACGGCGGCTTCCTGCGGGTGCAAAGCGAGGTTGGCCGGGGCACCACCTTCACCTTGGGCCTGCCCCTGGAGCAGGGCAGCCGGCTGCGGGCCCTGCCCCGGGCCAGCGAGGCCCACCCGGCCGAGCCGGTCTCAGCCGGACCGCCGGCCCGCCACCGGGTGCTGGTGGTGGATGACGAGCCGGTCCTGAACCAGATGGTCCGGGAGGCCCTGACGGTGGCCGGCTACGAGGCCGAGGGCGCCCACGACGGCCTGGCGGCCATCGAGCGGCTCCGGGAGAAGGCCTACTCGGTGGTGCTCCTGGATATCCGGATGCCCGGCAAGGATGGGCTGGCGGTTCTGCGCTACATCAAGGACGAGCATCCCAAGGTGCCGGCCATTGTCATCAGCGCCGTGGCCTCCAAGGAGGAGATCCAGGAGACCATCCGCATGGGCGCCTTTGCCTACCTCAAGAAGCCCTTCCTCCTGGACAAGGTCCTGGAGGTGATCCAGCGGGCCCTCACCGGCGAGCGGCCGGAGATCTCGGCCAAGGTGCGAACCCTGCGCAGCGCCTGA
- a CDS encoding HDOD domain-containing protein, with protein sequence MTDLFTYLQALQIPNLQAEAVKRAFEAPRGQPAWIAPPPGSRRGPPPPPARKVVRWRAPLSKPGAPRQPARTVLVVDLADAMIRVLGTAFTGSNLEVRHADHPQVFVSALTGILPDFIMLAAFLGKVDGCLLSTRIRTDPRSAAVPVIMYSAARSRREIVQAFDAGISDYLVMPVNAQTFRGRLGQVLEQVGKTLPASAADPSVAPEAAEDSTPPVRLDLPALVRKVESIMAVPVVIARILRISGTETAGAKELAQSVESDSATVSAVLKKANSAFFGKGEPIRDAKQAIDRMGFSEVRNIALGLSVIKQFSQEQRSNGFNRFDFWRHSLACGILARLFAEQARYPAPEDAFVAGLLHDLGKIVLDEHHNPPYADVVLAAIRSQRPLAQMESIQLGYSHAEVGEALCRAWKLPDHIRVAVGQHHGLHFPAGDKTDPQHVLLARLIFVANIFAKVLCVGSAGDLAIQEPPQATWARSFPKLALGPEEVERVREELARLGEFLEVGGAIGEAVTAGSELLPEVILLNPQPPPRMPWVLPVHLAIMGYRVRTFTDPDELPANIESETGLAICLEAERYDAVQSHLLRFSMRLGSAAVPTVIILSAQERELVEKEGRPERPLFLADHHTMLYEPYDIEQLHRGLKPA encoded by the coding sequence TTGACGGACCTTTTCACCTATCTGCAGGCCCTGCAGATCCCCAATCTCCAGGCCGAGGCGGTGAAACGGGCCTTCGAGGCGCCCCGGGGCCAGCCGGCCTGGATCGCGCCGCCGCCGGGCAGCCGCCGCGGGCCGCCTCCGCCACCGGCCCGCAAGGTGGTGCGCTGGCGGGCCCCGCTCTCCAAGCCCGGGGCCCCCCGCCAGCCGGCCCGCACCGTCCTGGTGGTGGACCTGGCCGATGCCATGATCCGCGTGCTGGGCACCGCCTTTACCGGCAGCAATCTGGAGGTCAGGCACGCCGATCACCCCCAGGTCTTCGTCTCGGCCCTGACCGGCATCTTGCCCGACTTCATCATGCTGGCCGCCTTCCTGGGCAAGGTGGATGGCTGTCTTTTGTCCACCCGCATCCGCACCGACCCCCGCTCGGCAGCGGTGCCGGTGATCATGTACTCCGCCGCCCGTTCCCGGCGGGAGATCGTCCAGGCCTTCGATGCCGGCATCTCCGACTACCTGGTGATGCCGGTGAATGCCCAGACCTTCCGGGGCCGACTGGGGCAGGTGCTGGAGCAGGTGGGCAAGACCCTGCCGGCATCGGCCGCAGACCCATCCGTTGCCCCCGAGGCCGCCGAGGACTCCACGCCGCCGGTGCGTCTGGATCTGCCGGCCCTGGTCCGCAAGGTGGAGAGCATCATGGCGGTGCCGGTGGTCATTGCCCGGATCCTACGCATCTCCGGCACCGAGACCGCTGGCGCCAAGGAGCTGGCCCAGTCGGTGGAGTCCGATTCCGCCACGGTCAGCGCGGTGCTCAAGAAGGCCAATTCCGCCTTTTTCGGCAAAGGCGAGCCGATCCGGGATGCCAAGCAGGCCATCGACCGCATGGGCTTTTCCGAGGTGCGCAACATCGCCCTCGGCCTGTCGGTGATCAAGCAGTTCAGCCAGGAGCAGCGCTCCAACGGCTTCAACCGCTTCGACTTCTGGCGGCACAGCCTGGCCTGCGGCATCCTGGCCCGGCTCTTTGCCGAGCAGGCCCGCTATCCCGCCCCGGAGGACGCCTTTGTCGCCGGGCTGCTCCATGATCTGGGCAAGATCGTGCTCGACGAGCATCACAACCCGCCGTACGCGGACGTGGTCCTGGCGGCCATCCGCAGCCAGCGTCCCCTGGCGCAGATGGAGAGCATCCAGCTCGGCTACTCCCATGCCGAGGTGGGCGAGGCCCTCTGCCGGGCCTGGAAGCTCCCCGACCACATCCGGGTGGCGGTGGGCCAGCACCACGGCCTCCACTTCCCGGCCGGCGACAAGACCGATCCCCAGCACGTCCTCCTGGCCCGGCTGATCTTTGTGGCCAACATCTTCGCCAAAGTCCTGTGTGTGGGCAGCGCCGGTGACCTGGCCATCCAGGAGCCGCCCCAGGCCACCTGGGCGCGGAGCTTTCCGAAGCTGGCCCTGGGGCCGGAAGAGGTGGAGCGGGTGCGGGAGGAGCTGGCCCGGCTGGGGGAGTTCCTGGAGGTGGGCGGTGCCATCGGCGAGGCCGTGACCGCCGGCAGCGAGCTTCTGCCCGAGGTCATCCTCCTCAACCCCCAGCCGCCGCCCCGGATGCCCTGGGTGCTGCCGGTCCATCTCGCCATCATGGGCTACCGGGTGCGGACCTTCACCGATCCGGACGAGCTGCCGGCCAACATCGAGTCCGAGACCGGGCTGGCCATCTGCCTGGAGGCCGAGCGCTACGACGCGGTCCAGTCCCATCTGCTGCGCTTCTCCATGCGGCTGGGCTCGGCCGCCGTGCCCACGGTCATCATCCTCTCCGCCCAGGAGCGGGAGCTGGTGGAGAAGGAAGGCCGGCCGGAGCGGCCCCTCTTTTTGGCAGACCATCACACCATGCTCTATGAGCCGTACGATATCGAACAGCTGCACCGGGGCCTCAAGCCCGCCTGA
- a CDS encoding inorganic pyrophosphatase Ppa, with protein sequence MPDLPAHAGRFEIQPYQRLEETAELRLSHAAFTGAPCKHRHDPDKVVLVVDPCGSHPFYYEFLARDISHMEEVGHIVNLEGEVVTLVRLWVRKGSIAVSCQPFVVAELPR encoded by the coding sequence ATGCCGGATCTGCCAGCCCATGCCGGACGCTTCGAGATCCAGCCCTACCAGCGCCTGGAAGAGACCGCCGAGCTGCGCCTCAGCCACGCCGCCTTCACCGGTGCCCCGTGCAAGCACCGCCATGACCCGGACAAGGTCGTGCTGGTGGTGGACCCGTGCGGCAGTCACCCCTTCTACTATGAATTCCTGGCCCGGGACATCAGCCATATGGAAGAGGTGGGCCATATCGTCAACCTGGAAGGGGAGGTGGTGACCCTGGTGCGGCTGTGGGTGAGAAAGGGCAGCATCGCGGTCAGCTGCCAGCCCTTCGTGGTGGCGGAGCTGCCCCGATGA
- a CDS encoding sigma-54 dependent transcriptional regulator: protein MIPTPGDDSPSPPARLRVAVVDDELVTVRRLLHILGRARFQAAGYTSGLEFMASLGRQPPDVAIMDVHLADADGVDLMQRLHLAAPHTEVILITGYASIPQAVDATKKGAFGYLAKPFRVEELLATVAAAGRQVEKSRGQDPFADLDRADSFGGLIGSSPAMRAVFKIIARVAAVDCSVLVLGESGTGKELVARSLHQGSLRQGRPFVPFNCGAFAEDLIANELFGHEKGAFTGATTTKLGLLETAHGGTVFLDEVGEMPLAMQVKLLRVIQERSFLRVGGVRPIDLDVRFIAATNQDLDRMLASGAFRQDLYYRLKVVAIELPPLRDRREDIPALAAHFVAKTSQRYGKPVPAVAPEFLEPLLGYPFPGNVRELEHIVERAVALAATPTLSRADLPPDLFFVESHAVGPSQETPRLQDIAKEHILEVYRRTGFNQSETARLLGISRTTLWRRLRDFRFVPDKS from the coding sequence ATGATCCCCACCCCGGGCGACGACAGTCCCAGCCCGCCCGCCCGCCTGCGGGTTGCGGTGGTGGACGACGAGCTGGTCACCGTCCGCCGCCTGCTCCACATCCTGGGCCGCGCCCGCTTTCAGGCTGCCGGCTACACCTCGGGCCTGGAATTCATGGCCAGCCTCGGCCGCCAGCCGCCGGACGTGGCCATCATGGATGTCCACCTGGCCGACGCCGACGGTGTTGACCTCATGCAGCGGCTGCACCTGGCGGCCCCCCACACCGAGGTGATCCTGATCACCGGCTATGCCTCCATCCCCCAGGCGGTGGATGCCACAAAGAAGGGGGCCTTCGGCTACCTGGCCAAGCCGTTCCGGGTCGAGGAGCTTCTGGCCACCGTGGCGGCTGCCGGCCGCCAGGTGGAGAAGAGCCGCGGCCAGGACCCCTTCGCCGACCTGGATCGGGCCGATTCCTTCGGCGGCCTGATCGGCAGCTCGCCAGCCATGCGGGCGGTGTTCAAGATCATTGCCCGGGTGGCGGCGGTGGACTGCAGCGTTCTCGTCCTGGGCGAATCCGGCACCGGCAAGGAGCTGGTCGCCCGCTCGCTGCATCAGGGCAGCCTCCGCCAGGGCCGACCCTTTGTGCCCTTCAACTGCGGCGCCTTTGCCGAGGACCTCATCGCCAACGAGCTGTTCGGCCACGAGAAGGGGGCCTTCACCGGCGCCACCACCACCAAGCTGGGCCTCCTGGAGACCGCGCACGGCGGCACGGTTTTCCTGGACGAGGTGGGCGAGATGCCGCTGGCCATGCAGGTCAAGCTCCTTCGGGTTATCCAGGAGCGCTCCTTTCTGCGGGTGGGTGGAGTGCGGCCCATCGACCTGGACGTCCGGTTCATCGCTGCCACCAACCAGGATCTCGACCGGATGCTGGCCAGCGGCGCCTTCCGCCAGGATCTCTACTACCGGCTCAAGGTAGTGGCCATCGAGCTGCCGCCGCTCAGGGACCGCCGGGAAGACATCCCGGCCCTGGCCGCCCATTTTGTGGCCAAGACCAGCCAACGGTACGGCAAGCCGGTGCCGGCCGTCGCCCCGGAATTCCTGGAGCCCCTTCTCGGCTATCCTTTCCCGGGCAACGTCCGGGAGCTGGAGCACATCGTCGAGCGGGCCGTGGCCCTGGCGGCCACCCCCACCCTCAGCCGGGCTGATCTGCCCCCCGACCTCTTCTTCGTGGAGTCCCACGCGGTGGGCCCCAGCCAGGAAACGCCGCGCCTCCAGGACATCGCCAAGGAGCACATCCTGGAGGTCTACCGCCGCACCGGCTTCAACCAGAGCGAGACCGCCCGCCTCCTGGGCATCTCCCGCACCACACTCTGGCGCCGGCTGCGGGATTTCCGCTTCGTGCCCGACAAGTCGTAA